The DNA window CTATGGTTGCAATACGTTCACTGCCCTATGCTGACCAGGGCACCATGTTTTTGTCGTCGTCAGGTCAGCGGATTCGGCGCGGTCGCCTGCTCCGCCCGTCTCGCTGCCCGTGGCGCGTCTCGCTCCGACCGGCCGTCCCGCCCGCTACGCCCGTCGTTCCCAACGGCTCGGGTTCATGCCGGGCGCGCTGGCCGACATGCCCTCCGGCTTGTTGCCGACGCCGAACTCGTAGGTCCGCATGCTGGGATCGCCCAGGAAGGGCCGGACGGAATCGGGCATCCGTTCCAGGTCCGACGGATCCCGCGGCGCCACGTCGACGATCGGTCCGGCCCAGGCCGGCCGGTAGGCCACCGCGAGCATGGCCCGCGACCGGTTGCCCCTGTTGGGCAGGGTGCCGTGGAACGTCCGGTGGTTCAGGAACAAGGCCGATCCCGCTGCGCAGGGCACGACCACCTCCTCGGGATGGCGCTCGTATCGCTTGTACGGGTGGGCGTCCGCGTGCATGCAGAGATGAGACCTGGGAACGACCCGGAAGGGCGAGACGTCCAGCGTCAGGTCGTCGAGGTAGTAGAGTACCCGGACGGTAATGGGGCAGCTTCCCTCGTACCCGAATATCTTCGAGCCGTAGGGCTGGCCGTCCGTATGGAGACTGATCCCCGGCGTGCCGGGTTCGGACCGGTCATAGGTATAGTGAATGAAAACCAGGCGGTCGCCGAACAACTCCTCCAGGAACCGCACTGTGGGTTCGTAGGCGATGAGTTCGGCCAGCTTCGGGCTGGCAAGGTGCGGATCCCTGCAGCCCCGCTGCTTTTCGCTGTAATCCCGACCGACGGTTTCGAGTCCTTTGCACTCGGTTTTCAGTTCGGCCAGGTAGTCCGGTGAAATCCAGTCCGGGATGATCAGGTAGCCCTCCTCCTCAATCATCCGGATCCGCTCGCCCCGGGTGAGGGCGCGCCAGTCCCGGTCGTCCACATTGATCTGCTGTTCCGTCTGACTGCGCATCATCACTCCTTTCTCCCGTGATGAGGGCGTCGCCGGCGGTCTCCTGACCGTCTCTGGAGGCACGGCCGTCGCCGGCGGCGGCCTCCTGGCGGTCTCCTGTCCGTCAACTGGTCCGCCGGACGCACTACCACGGGACACGCTACAGTTCGACGCGCACGGATTCCATGGCCCGGGCCGCCTTCGCGCGGGCCGCGTCGATGTCCGCCCCACGGGCGACGGCCACACCCAGGCGCCGGTGACCGGAGACCTCGGGCTTGCCGAAGAGAAACAGGCCGGTATCCGGTTCGGCAAGGGCGGAACCCAGGTTGCCGAACTTCATCCGGTCGGACTCGCCTTCCACCACGAGGGCCGCCGAGGCGGAAGGACCGAGCTGGCGGATCTCCGGGATCGGGAGACCCAGCACGGCCCGCGCATGCAGGGCGAACTCGGACAGGTCCTGCGAGATGAGCGTGACCATGCCCGTATCGTGGGGGCGGGGCGAGACCTCGCTGAAGACCACTTCGTCGCCCCTGACGAACAGCTCGACACCAAAAACGCCACGGCCGCCGAGTGCGGTGGTGACCGCTGCAGCCGTCTGCCTGGCTTCCGCCCAAGCCTTCTCGCTCATGGGCTGGGGCTGCCAAGAGTACCGGTAGTCCCCGTCGACCTGTACGTGGCCGATGGGTGGGCAGAAACCCGTGCCGTCCGCGTGCCGCACCGTCAGGAGCGTGATTTCATAATCGAAGTCGACGAATCCCTCTACGATCACCTTGCCCGCGCCGCCGCGGGCCTCGTCGTGCGCGCGCTGCCAGGCGCCGGCCGCCTCCGATGCATGGCACACCGTGCTCTGTCCCTTGCCGGACGAGCTCATGACGGGCTTGATGACACAGGGCAGGCCGATTTCGCGTACCGCGCGTTCGTAGGCTTCGCGGGTCTCGGCGAAACGATAGGGCGACGTGGGAAGACCAAGCTCCTCTGCGGCCAGCCGACGTATCCCTTCCCGGTTCATGGTCAGATGGACGGCCCGCGCCGTGGGAACGACGTGATATCCTTCCGATTCCAGGTCCACCAGGGCGCCGGTGGCAATGGCTTCTATTTCGGGTACGACGAAATCGGGGTTTTCCCGCTCGATCACCGCCCGCAGGGCGGATGGGTCCAGCATGTCCACCACGTGGGAACGATGGGCCACCTGCATGGCCGGCGCGTTGGCGTAGCGGTCCACCGCGACCACTTCCACGCCAAAGCGCTGGAACTCGATGACCACTTCCTTGCCCAACTCGCCCGAGCCGCACATCAGTATCCGGGTCGCCGAAGAGGACAGCGGCGTGCCTAGCGCGGCCATCGGGAGGACCTTCCAATATGTTTTCCTGATACCATCATTCCCGGTGTACCGCGGTCAGATTTCGTTCACCGCAGCCGTCAGTTCCTGCACCGCTTCCTTGCCGTCGGCGAACAGCATCAGGCAATTGTCCGCGGCGAAGAGCGGATTGGGTATGCCGGCGAAGCCGGGGCTCAGGCTGCGCTTGATGACCACGACGGTCCGCGACTTGTCCACGTTCAGAATCGGCATGCCGGTCAGCGGCGTGTCCGCAGCGTCGCGGGCCAGGGGATTGACCACGTCGTTGGCGCCGATGACGATAGTTACGTCGGTCTGCTCAAAGCCGGTATTGGCCTCGTCCATCTCTTTCAGGCGGTCGTAGGGGACGTCCGCTTCGGCCAGCAGCACGTTCATGTGGCCGGGCATGCGGCCCGCAACGGGATGGATGGCGAACTCCACCTCGACGCCGTCGGCTTCCAGTTGGTTGGCCAGGTCGCGCACGGCGTGCTGCGCCTGGGCCACAGCCATGCCGTAGCCGGGGACGAAGACCACGCGCCGCGCGCTGTCGAGCACCATGGCGACCTCCTCGGCGGTGGTGGATTTCACCTTCCCCTCGTAGAGGTCGTCGGCAGGACCCGCGTCATCGCCGCCTGAATCGCCGCCGACCCCGGCGAACATCACGTTGGCGAGCGACCGGTTCATGGCCTTGCACATGATACTCGTCAGGATGAATCCGGAGGCGCCTACCAGCGAGCCCGAAATGATCAGCACGTTGTTGGACAGCACGAAGCCCGTCGCCGCGGCGGCCATGCCGGAATAGGAGTTGAGCAGGGCGATGACCACGGGCATGTCCGCGCCGCCGATTGGTACGACGAGGAGGATGCCGAGGACAGACGCGATGCCCACCATGATCCAGAAGTACTGGGTGTTCTCCGGCTGCAGGATGCCGAGGACGGCAGCCGCCAGCCCGGCCAGCAGGAAGAGCCCTTTGAGCACGTGATCCAGGGTGAACCGAACCGCTTTCTCGGACACGATGCCCTGCAGCTTGCCGAAGGCGACCAGGCTGCCCCAGAAAGTGACGCCGCCGATTAAGCCGGAAGCCATGGTAGCAATTCCGAACTGCAACGAGATCGTGTCCGCGGACCGCAGCGCGGCCTCGACGTAGGCCGCGCCGGCCACGAGCACCGACGCCCCGCCGCCGAAGCCGTTGCACAGGCCGACGAACTGCGGCATGGCGGTCATGGGCACCTTGAGCGCCCAGATGGCGCCGATGGCTCCGCCGAGGACGATACCCGCGACGATGAACTCGAACCGGACGATCTGCTGGTCGATCAGCGTCACCACGATGGCGATGAACATGCCCAGGGCGCTCAGGCGGTTGCCTCGCACCGCGGTGCGAGGATGGGAGAGACCCTTCAGCCCGAATACGAACAGGGAGGCGGCGACGAGATAGGCGAAGCGGACGAGATCGGGGGACATCCGCCTACTCCTTTCTCTTGAACATGTCCAGCATGCGGTTGGTCACGAGGTAGCCGCCGACCACGTTGATGGTGGCGAAAACCACGGCGGCGGTTCCGAGGACCGTGGTCAGCGTCGAGTACTGGGTTCCGGCCGAAAGGATGGCGCCGATGATCGTAATGCCCGATATGGCGTTCGAGCCGGACATCAGCGGGGTGTGCAGAATGGGCGGAACCTTGGTGATGACTTCGAATCCGACGAACACCGCCAGGACGAAAATGGTCAATATGGCAATGGTTTCACCCATGTGGCACTCCTCGATTCGTTCGCCGGCGCAAGCCCGCTCAGCCAGTGCCGTCAAGTACGGAACGGACCAGTTCGTTGACGATCTCGCCGTTGCGGGTTACGGTCGCGCCCCGCACGATATCGTCGTCCACGTTCGCGTCCAGCGCGCCGTCGTTGATCATCAGCTTCAGGAAGTTCACGATGTTGTTGGAATACATCTGGCTCGCGTGATAGGGCACGGTCGAAGGCAGGTTCAATTCACCAACGAGGGTCACGCCATGCTTCACCACGGTCTTGCCCGGTTCCGTGATCTCGCAGTTGCCCCCCCGCTCCGCGGCGAGGTCGATCACGACCGATCCGGGTCTCATGCTCCTGATCATGTCTTCCGTTACCAGCACGGGCGCCGGTTTTCCGGGTACGGCGGCCGTGGTGATCACCACGTCGTTTTCGGATACGACGCGGGCCATCATCTCCCGCTGTTTCGCGTAGAACTGCTCGTCCATGGCCTGAGCGTAACCACCCGATCCTTCAGATTCCGCGGTGTCGAGTTCCAGCTCCACGAACCGCGCCCCGACACTCTGGACCTGCTCCTTGACGGCCGGACGCACGTCATAGGCCTGAATCACGGCGCCCAGCCGCTTACAGGTCGCAATGGCCTGCAGGCCCGCCACGCCGACGCCGACCACGAAGACATGGGCCGGCGTAATGGTTCCGGCCGCCGTCATCATCATGGGAAACAGTTTCGGGAGGTATTCGGCCGCTATCAGCGCGGCCTTGTACCCGCCGATGTTGGCCTGGGAGGACAGGGCATCCATGCTCTGCGCCCGGGACGTTCGCGGGATCAACTCCATAGCGCAGGCTGTTGCGCGCCGGTCGGAAAGCGCCCGGATCTCGGCGGCAGCGGACAGCGGTTCCAGAAACCCGATCAGCACCTGTCCCTCGCGCATTCGCTCCACGTCCGCCATGCCCGAATCGGGATTCGCTCCGCCCCCTCTTACCAGCGCGACCACGTCGGCGGCTTCCAATACGGATTCACGCTCCGTCACCACCAGGGCGCCGGCCTCTTCGTAGGCCGCGTCCGCAAAGCCCGCTTCCCGGCCCGCACCCGCGGAGACCCGAACGGCACATCCCGCCCGCACCAGGGCGGCAACCCCGGCCGGAACGATGGATACGCGCCGTTCTCCCGGACAGGTTTCGGTAGGGACGCCGATTGTCATGTACTACTCCATATATTCCGACCGCATGCTTGTCCGGGGAATCGAGGACGCCTGGCGGCGGTTCGCCGTCTTGTCCCACCCTGCGCAAGATGCGAGACGTAATTGGCGGACCGGCAGGTCAGATCTGGCCCTGTTGCGGACCGAGTTCTATATATAAAGATTCAGGTCTGGCCCGTCAACTCCCAGATTGGCGAGGACAGCCGCCATAGCAAAAAACCCCCACGATCCGCGCGCTATTGTCAGGGGACAGGCCTTGCGTTATTTTGAATGGCGGAGGCGCATTGGGCCCCATGGGTATTTGCGTGCCAGATCCCACACCTGGAACCCGGCAGCCAAGGAGTCGTCATGAACGAAACCGAACGATACGAATTCGACCGCCAAGGCTATATCGTAATCGAAGACATGCTGGATACCGATACCGTTTCCTCATTGGCGGCCGCCGTGGACGAACTGGAAGCGCACGCGCTGCGGCACCTGGAAGAACCGCCGCGCAAGGTCAGTCCGTGGGGACCGGATTATCACCAGAATCCGGACCTGGGATACCATGTGGACGGATCGAACGCGGAAGGCAGAACCATCATCATCGAGGATTTCTGGAATGCCGACGAGCGGTTCGACGTGCTGGTGAATGACGCACGTACCATGGCTTACATCGGCGGGATCGTCCAGGGCAGGTCAACGATAAACAACTCCGAGATTCGGATCCGGTACCGCGGGAACCTGTCGGGACTGCACGGCGGCATGCGGCCGGAGAATCAGAAATACCGGTACGGATTCAACGCCAACGGAATCGACTGCATGATGGTGCGCATGGTCTACTTTATCCATGACGTGTCCCGGGAACATGGTGCATTCTGCGTCATACCCGGAACCCACAAGACGAATCTGCCCTGTCCTTATGACGGCAACCCGGACGAGGAACCCGGCGTGGTCGCGCTGGAAGTCAAGGCCGGTGATGCCATACTGTTTACGGAAAACCTCCGCCACGGTGGCGTTACCAACCAGTCCGGCCAGGTCCGCAAGACCATTCACGTGGGCTACGGGCCTTATTGGATGCTGTCGCAGAACCAGGCCACCATGGATGAACTGCCGTTCGTGACGGAAACCACCCTTGCGCGCTGGGACGACGACCAGCGGGCCCTGTTCAAGCCGTGGCACAGGCCGCGGGGCTGGACCCGAAGCGCTACAACATAACCAGCCGGAAAGGAAACACGACATGTCTGTAAGCCGTTCCGTAGAAGAGTCCATGCGCATGTACAGACGGGCCGAGGAACTGATCCCTGGCTGGACGCAGTTGATCAGCCGGCGGGCAAGCCAGTTCGCCAACGGCGTAAGCCCGGTTTATGCCGAGCGGGCCAAGGGCGCCCGGTTCACTGACGTGGACGGAAACGAGTACCTGGACATGATGAACGCGGTCAGCGCCATCATCCTGGGCCACGCCGACGACGTGGTGGACGGGGCGGTGAAGGAACAGATCGACCGGGGCAGTATCTACACGCTGAACGGTCCGCTGGAAATCGAACTGGCCGAGGAACTCGTAGACACGATCCCCAGCGCCGAGATGGTGCGGTACGCCAAGGCCGGAGGAGAGACCTGCGCCCTGGCGGTGCGGATCGTTCGGGGGACCACCGGGAAGGACATCATCCTCTTCTGCGGCTATCACGGCTGGCACGACTGGTACCAGTCCGCCAACTACCTGGTCGACCCCGAAAGCGGCGAGTACCCCTTCGCCGGCATCGAGCCGATCGGCGTGCCGCGGGTGCTGGCCGGGACGGCCATCCCCTTCACGTACGGCGACCTGGACATGCTCTCGGACCTGTTGAAAAAGTACGAGGGACAGGTCGCGGCGGTCATGATGGAACCCGCGCGGTCCGATCTCCCGCCGCCCGGCTACCTGGAAGCCGTCAAGTCGCTGGCCCATGAACACGGCGCCCTGCTCGTATTCGACGAGGTGTCCTGCGGCTGGCGCTTCCGCATCGGGGGGTTCCAGGAGTATACCGGGGTGACGCCCGACGTTACCACCCTGGCCAAGGCCATGTCGAACGGATACGCCATGGGCGCCGTCGTGGGATCACGGGAGGCCATGGCGCCCGCCGCGTCCATGTTCGTGTCCAGTTCCTACTGGAGCGACAACGTGGGCCTGGCCGCCGCGCTGACCACCATTCGCGAGCTGAAGCGACGGAATTCGGAAGCCTTTTTCGAGACCATGGGCCAACTGGTCAAGAAGACGATAAACGACGCCTTCGCAAGCGCGGGATTGCCCGGCGCCTGCGTGGGCCTTTCCCACAATCCCAGCCTCTCCTTCGATCTGCCCGACCCGGAACTCACGCCCATCGTCTCCACGCTCTTCGTCCAGGAGATGTCGCGCCGGGGCATCTTCACCCCGACCTCGTTCCGGGTGACCATGGCCCATACGGAAGAAGACGTCCGGCAACTGGGCGAGGCTGCGGCAGAGGTCTTTGGCCTGATCAAGTCGGGACTGGACCGCGGCAACCTGACGGACATGCTGGAGTGCGACCTCAAGAAAGAGCCCTTCAGGAGGTTGGTAAGGTAAGGGACCCGTTAGAAAGCTGGCAAGGCGGGTGGCGCGATTCAGACGGACGGTCCTTTGGCGTGTTCAAGGGACGACTTCCGTCTGACCAACCGGCAGCGTCCCGCTAGCAGGCATCTTCCTTCTTCAGAATCCGCTCCGCCGCCTGCTCTCCCGAATGCACGCAATCCGGCAGTCCCACGCCCCGGTATGCGTTACCTGCCAGCGCCAGCCCGGGCTGCTTCTCAAGCAGCGATTCGATCCGCTCCATGCGCCGGACGTGTCCGACCAGGTACTGGGGCATGGCGTCCGGGTACCGGGTTAGGATGGTGTGCCGGGGAGCGGCTTCGATACCCATCAGATCGTGTAGTTCATCCCGTACATACCGCAGCATCTCTTCATCATCGACTTCTAGCAAATCCTGCTGACGGGCGCCGCCAATGAAAGCCCGTAGCAGGACGAGGCCTTCCGGGGCACGGTTCGGAAACTTGACACTGCTGAAGGTACAGGCGATGATTCTACGCTCCTCTACCGCGGGTACCACGAAGCCGAAACAGTCCAGGGGATGAGGCACGTCCGAACGCCGGTACACGAGGTTCAGAACGGCCGAAGACGCGTGGGGGATGGCCGACAGTTCGGCGTACAGGGCCGGGTCGGTGTCATGAAGCAGCTCCGCGGAATTCCGCGACGGCAGTGCGAGAACAACGCCGTCCGCGACTAAATCCCGTCCGTCGCCACAGGACAGACGCCAGGCGTTTCCTTCGCGGTGCAGGCTCACGACTTCCGTGTCGGTGTGCAAGGCGTCCGAAGGCAAGTGCCTCAGGAGGGCCTGCACGATGGTTTTCATGCCCCGGTCGAAGGAGACCAGTTCACCATAACGGGCGCCGCTGCCGGCGGAGGAGCCGCTGCCCTCGGGGGAACCGCTACTCGCGGGGGATCCGCCCTGGCGCTTCGCCACCGCGCGCCGCTGTGCAACCATGGCCTTGATGACGCTGCGGTGACGCCTTTCCATCTCGAGGAACCGCGGGAGGGTGGCTTTCAGGCTGAGGGTGTCCGGATCTCCTGTGTAGATCCCTCCGATAAGCGGCTGTACGACCCGCTCGAGCACCTCGCCGCCGAACCGCCTGCGAACGAAGGCCCCCAGACTCTCGTCGTCGATGTCCGGTCCACGCGGAAGCACCAGGTCCAGGGCGCACCGGGCCTTGCCCGTCCACGAAAAGAGGGAAGTGGTTACCATGGGCCCGAGGCGCGTGGGCGCCATCATCAGAAACCCGTCCGGCAGGGGATGAAGCCTGCCCCGGTAGACCACGTGAGACCGACGATGGGTGCTTGCGGTGGGAATGATCCGGTCCGCCATACTCAGGCGCCCGGCCAGGTCCGCCAGCCAGGGCTTCGACGAAAGAAAGGAATCCGGACCCAGCTCGATCAGGCACCCGTCGTGTTCGATCGTGCGTATGATCCCGCCGAATCGGTCCGAGCGCTCGAGCAGCGTCACTTCCAGGCCGGGGCGCTTCGATTCCACCAACCGGTGGGCCGCGCTCAATCCCGCTATGCCCCCGCCGACCACTACGACCTTCATCGAACGCTTCCCAGTTCGTGCACGGCGTCCACGAGCGCAATGACGTGGTCCTCCGGCGTGCCGGGCAGGATGCCGTGACCGAGGTTGAAGATGTGTCCGGGCCTGCCCGCGGCCTTGTGCAGGACGGCCGCCGCGTGCTTGCGGATAACCTCGGGGGAAGAGAAGAGAATCAGGGGATCCAGGTTTCCCTGCACCGCCACGTCATGTTCCAGGTCCTGCCAGGCTTCGGCCAGGTCCACGCGCCAGTCCAGCCCGATGACCTCCCCTCCCGCCTCCCGCATCAGTCCGAGCAGGGCGCCGGTGCCGACCCCGAAATGGATCGAGGGCACGCCGGGACGGAGATGGGCGAAGATGTACCCGGTGTGGGGAAGCACGAATGTCCTGTAGTCGTCCGGTGACAGGCAGCCGGCCCAGCTGTCGAACAGCTGCACCGCGTGGACGCCCGCATCGATCTGTTCGTTCAGATACCCCGTGACGGCCCGGGCCAGCCTGGCCATGA is part of the Gemmatimonadota bacterium genome and encodes:
- the purT gene encoding formate-dependent phosphoribosylglycinamide formyltransferase is translated as MAALGTPLSSSATRILMCGSGELGKEVVIEFQRFGVEVVAVDRYANAPAMQVAHRSHVVDMLDPSALRAVIERENPDFVVPEIEAIATGALVDLESEGYHVVPTARAVHLTMNREGIRRLAAEELGLPTSPYRFAETREAYERAVREIGLPCVIKPVMSSSGKGQSTVCHASEAAGAWQRAHDEARGGAGKVIVEGFVDFDYEITLLTVRHADGTGFCPPIGHVQVDGDYRYSWQPQPMSEKAWAEARQTAAAVTTALGGRGVFGVELFVRGDEVVFSEVSPRPHDTGMVTLISQDLSEFALHARAVLGLPIPEIRQLGPSASAALVVEGESDRMKFGNLGSALAEPDTGLFLFGKPEVSGHRRLGVAVARGADIDAARAKAARAMESVRVEL
- a CDS encoding phytanoyl-CoA dioxygenase family protein, whose translation is MRSQTEQQINVDDRDWRALTRGERIRMIEEEGYLIIPDWISPDYLAELKTECKGLETVGRDYSEKQRGCRDPHLASPKLAELIAYEPTVRFLEELFGDRLVFIHYTYDRSEPGTPGISLHTDGQPYGSKIFGYEGSCPITVRVLYYLDDLTLDVSPFRVVPRSHLCMHADAHPYKRYERHPEEVVVPCAAGSALFLNHRTFHGTLPNRGNRSRAMLAVAYRPAWAGPIVDVAPRDPSDLERMPDSVRPFLGDPSMRTYEFGVGNKPEGMSASAPGMNPSRWERRA
- a CDS encoding NAD(P)(+) transhydrogenase (Re/Si-specific) subunit beta translates to MSPDLVRFAYLVAASLFVFGLKGLSHPRTAVRGNRLSALGMFIAIVVTLIDQQIVRFEFIVAGIVLGGAIGAIWALKVPMTAMPQFVGLCNGFGGGASVLVAGAAYVEAALRSADTISLQFGIATMASGLIGGVTFWGSLVAFGKLQGIVSEKAVRFTLDHVLKGLFLLAGLAAAVLGILQPENTQYFWIMVGIASVLGILLVVPIGGADMPVVIALLNSYSGMAAAATGFVLSNNVLIISGSLVGASGFILTSIMCKAMNRSLANVMFAGVGGDSGGDDAGPADDLYEGKVKSTTAEEVAMVLDSARRVVFVPGYGMAVAQAQHAVRDLANQLEADGVEVEFAIHPVAGRMPGHMNVLLAEADVPYDRLKEMDEANTGFEQTDVTIVIGANDVVNPLARDAADTPLTGMPILNVDKSRTVVVIKRSLSPGFAGIPNPLFAADNCLMLFADGKEAVQELTAAVNEI
- a CDS encoding NAD(P) transhydrogenase subunit alpha; its protein translation is MGETIAILTIFVLAVFVGFEVITKVPPILHTPLMSGSNAISGITIIGAILSAGTQYSTLTTVLGTAAVVFATINVVGGYLVTNRMLDMFKRKE
- a CDS encoding Re/Si-specific NAD(P)(+) transhydrogenase subunit alpha, translated to MTIGVPTETCPGERRVSIVPAGVAALVRAGCAVRVSAGAGREAGFADAAYEEAGALVVTERESVLEAADVVALVRGGGANPDSGMADVERMREGQVLIGFLEPLSAAAEIRALSDRRATACAMELIPRTSRAQSMDALSSQANIGGYKAALIAAEYLPKLFPMMMTAAGTITPAHVFVVGVGVAGLQAIATCKRLGAVIQAYDVRPAVKEQVQSVGARFVELELDTAESEGSGGYAQAMDEQFYAKQREMMARVVSENDVVITTAAVPGKPAPVLVTEDMIRSMRPGSVVIDLAAERGGNCEITEPGKTVVKHGVTLVGELNLPSTVPYHASQMYSNNIVNFLKLMINDGALDANVDDDIVRGATVTRNGEIVNELVRSVLDGTG
- a CDS encoding phytanoyl-CoA dioxygenase family protein gives rise to the protein MNETERYEFDRQGYIVIEDMLDTDTVSSLAAAVDELEAHALRHLEEPPRKVSPWGPDYHQNPDLGYHVDGSNAEGRTIIIEDFWNADERFDVLVNDARTMAYIGGIVQGRSTINNSEIRIRYRGNLSGLHGGMRPENQKYRYGFNANGIDCMMVRMVYFIHDVSREHGAFCVIPGTHKTNLPCPYDGNPDEEPGVVALEVKAGDAILFTENLRHGGVTNQSGQVRKTIHVGYGPYWMLSQNQATMDELPFVTETTLARWDDDQRALFKPWHRPRGWTRSATT
- the hemG gene encoding protoporphyrinogen oxidase, whose product is MKVVVVGGGIAGLSAAHRLVESKRPGLEVTLLERSDRFGGIIRTIEHDGCLIELGPDSFLSSKPWLADLAGRLSMADRIIPTASTHRRSHVVYRGRLHPLPDGFLMMAPTRLGPMVTTSLFSWTGKARCALDLVLPRGPDIDDESLGAFVRRRFGGEVLERVVQPLIGGIYTGDPDTLSLKATLPRFLEMERRHRSVIKAMVAQRRAVAKRQGGSPASSGSPEGSGSSAGSGARYGELVSFDRGMKTIVQALLRHLPSDALHTDTEVVSLHREGNAWRLSCGDGRDLVADGVVLALPSRNSAELLHDTDPALYAELSAIPHASSAVLNLVYRRSDVPHPLDCFGFVVPAVEERRIIACTFSSVKFPNRAPEGLVLLRAFIGGARQQDLLEVDDEEMLRYVRDELHDLMGIEAAPRHTILTRYPDAMPQYLVGHVRRMERIESLLEKQPGLALAGNAYRGVGLPDCVHSGEQAAERILKKEDAC
- a CDS encoding aminotransferase class III-fold pyridoxal phosphate-dependent enzyme — translated: MSVSRSVEESMRMYRRAEELIPGWTQLISRRASQFANGVSPVYAERAKGARFTDVDGNEYLDMMNAVSAIILGHADDVVDGAVKEQIDRGSIYTLNGPLEIELAEELVDTIPSAEMVRYAKAGGETCALAVRIVRGTTGKDIILFCGYHGWHDWYQSANYLVDPESGEYPFAGIEPIGVPRVLAGTAIPFTYGDLDMLSDLLKKYEGQVAAVMMEPARSDLPPPGYLEAVKSLAHEHGALLVFDEVSCGWRFRIGGFQEYTGVTPDVTTLAKAMSNGYAMGAVVGSREAMAPAASMFVSSSYWSDNVGLAAALTTIRELKRRNSEAFFETMGQLVKKTINDAFASAGLPGACVGLSHNPSLSFDLPDPELTPIVSTLFVQEMSRRGIFTPTSFRVTMAHTEEDVRQLGEAAAEVFGLIKSGLDRGNLTDMLECDLKKEPFRRLVR